In Hevea brasiliensis isolate MT/VB/25A 57/8 chromosome 13, ASM3005281v1, whole genome shotgun sequence, a single genomic region encodes these proteins:
- the LOC110632908 gene encoding DExH-box ATP-dependent RNA helicase DExH5, mitochondrial isoform X3 has translation MEKILWRRSLQLCDQQRAWQDSPEGRKMLEFRKSLPAYKEKDAILKAISQSQVVIISGETGCGKTTQIPHFILESEIESVRGASCSIICTQPRRISAMSVSERVASERGEKLGECVGYKVRLEGIKGRDTHLLFCTTGILLRRLLVDRNLKGITHVIVDEIHERGMNEDFLLIVLKDLLPRRPELRLILMSATLDAELFSSYFGGAPILRIPGFTYPVRTQFLENILEMTGYRLTLYNQIDDYGQDRVWRISKQAPRKRKSQIASAVEEALRSADFKEYSPQTRESLSCWNPDCIGFNLIECLLCDICENERPGSVLVFMTGWDDISSLKDKLLSHPILGDPGRVSLLTCHGSMASSEQRLIFDEPKDGVRKIVLATNIAETSITINDVVFVLDCGKAKETSYDALNNTPCLLPSWISKVSAQQRRGRAGRVQPGECYHLYPRCVYEAFAEYQLPEILRTPLQSLCLQIKSLQLGSISEFLSRALQSPELLAVQNAIEYLKIIGALDKNENLTVLGQYLTMLPMEPKLGKMLILGAIFNCLDPILTVVAGLSVRDPFLTPMDKKELAEAAKSQFSNDYSDHLALVRAYEGWKDAERDFAGYDYCWKNFLSMQSMKAIDSLRREFFSLLKDAGLVDSNAITCNAWSHEEHLIRAVICYGLYPGISSVVHNEKSFSLKTMEDGQVLLYSNSVNARESKIPYPWLVFNEKIKVNAVFLRDSTAVSDSVLLLFGGSISKGDIDGHLKMLGGYLEFFMKPAIAEMYQSLRRELDELIQTKLLNPRMDIHTYHELLSAIRLLVSEDKSDGKFVFGRQVLKPSKISVMATRPALVSRTESGPGGDNSKSQLQTLLTRAGYAAPIYKTKQLKNNQFRATVEFNGMQVMGQPCNNKKSAEKDAAAEALQSLMGGAQTGHEYINQMSMLLKKSKKDHY, from the exons GTGGTCATTATCTCTGGTGAAACTGGTTGTGGCAAGACCACACAAATTCCCCATTTCATATTAGAATCAGAGATAGAATCTGTCCGGGGAGCTTCTTGTAGTATTATATGTACACAGCCAAGACGAATATCTGCTATGTCTGTTTCTGAGAGAGTTGCTTCAGAAAGGGGAGAGAAATTGGGTGAATGC GTTGGATATAAAGTTCGGCTTGAAGGTATAAAAGGAAGAGATACCCACCTTCTCTTTTGCACCACAGGCATCTTGCTGAGAAGATTGCTTGTTGATAGAAATTTGAAAGGCATAACTCATGTTATTGTGGATGAGATTCACGAACGTGGAATGAATGAGG ACTTTCTGCTTATTGTCCTTAAAGATCTCCTTCCTCGTCGGCCAGAACTGAGGCTGATTCTGATGAGTGCAACCCTCGATGCAGAGCTTTTCTCATCCTACTTTGGTGGAGCTCCAATACTTCGCATTCCA GGTTTCACATACCCAGTGCGAACTCAGTTTCTGGAAAATATCCTGGAAATGACGGGTTACAGATTAACCTTATACAACCAAATTGATGATTATGGCCAAGATAGGGTGTGGAGGATAAGTAAACAAGCTCCAAGAAAGAGGAAGAGCCAAATTGCTTCTGCTGTGGAG GAAGCACTAAGATCTGCTGATTTCAAGGAGTATAGTCCCCAGACTCGAGAGTCTTTGTCATGTTGGAATCCTGATTGCATTGGTTTTAATCTCATAGAGTGTCTTTTGTGTGATATATGCGAGAATGAGAGGCCTGGTTCTGTTCTAGTTTTTATGACTGGATGGGATGACATTAGTTCTCTGAAGGATAAGCTCCTATCACATCCTATTTTAGGAGATCCAGGTCGAGTGTCGTTGCTCACTTGCCATGGTTCTATGGCTAGTTCAGAGCAG AGATTAATATTTGATGAGCCCAAAGATGGTGTGAGGAAAATAGTGCTAGCTACTAATATTGCTGAGACAAGTATCACAATCAATGATGTTGTTTTTGTACTTGACTGTGGAAAGGCAAAGGAGACTTCATATGATGCACTGAATAACACTCCTTGTCTTCTTCCTTCTTGGATTTCTAAGGTTTCTGCTCAACAA AGGAGAGGAAGAGCTGGCCGTGTTCAACCAGGAGAATGTTACCATCTCTATCCTAGATGTGTTTATGAAGCCTTTGCAGAGTATCAATTACCAGAAATTTTGAGGACGCCTTTGCAGTCTCTTTGTCTGCAAATCAAAAGTTTGCAACTTGGAAGTATTTCTGAGTTTCTCTCAAGGGCTTTACAGTCACCGGAGTTGTTGGCG GTTCAAAATGCCATTGAATACTTAAAAATCATTGGGGCCTTGGAtaagaatgaaaatttgactgttCTAg GACAATATTTGACTATGCTTCCCATGGAGCCTAAACTTGGGAAGATGCTCATATTAGGTGCTATCTTCAATTGCCTGGATCCAATATTAACTGTTGTTGCTGGCCTTAGTGTTAGAGATCCTTTCTTAACACCAATGGATAAGAAGGAA CTTGCAGAGGCTGCTAAATCTCAATTTTCTAATGATTATAGTGACCACCTTGCCCTTGTCCGGGCCTATGAGGGCTGGAAAGATGCTGAGAGAGATTTTGCAGGGTATGACTATTGTTGGAAAAATTTTCTATCTATGCAATCTATGAAAGCAATTGATTCTCTTCGGAGAGAGTTCTTCTCCTTGCTCAAGGATGCTGGCCTGGTTGATAGCAACGCTATAACCTGCAATGCATGGAGTCATGAAGAGCATCTCATTCGAGCAGTTATTTGCTATGGCCTCTATCCGGGAATTTCCTCTGTTGTG CATAATGAAAAGTCGTTTTCTCTGAAAACTATGGAGGATGGACAAGTACTTCTGTACTCT AACTCGGTCAATGCTCGGGAATCTAAAATTCCTTATCCATGGCTGGTTTTCAATGAGAAGATAAAGGTTAATGCTGTTTTCCTTCGGGATTCAACAGCTGTTTCTGATTCAGTGTTGCTTCTTTTTGGTGGAAGCATCTCTAAGGGGGACATT GATGGACATTTGAAGATGCTGGGAGGATATTTGGAATTCTTCATGAAACCTGCTATAGCTGAAATGTATCAAAGTTTGAGGAGAGAACTTGATGAGCTGATTCAGACCAAA CTTTTGAATCCTAGGATGGATATACACACGTATCATGAGCTCCTATCTGCCATACGTTTACTGGTTTCAGAGGATAAAAGTGATGGCAAATTTGTATTTGGTCGTCAAGTTCTGAAACCCTCAAAGATCTCTGTTATGGCAACACGGCCAGCTCTAGTGTCGAGGACTGAAAGTGGACCTGGAGGTGATAACTCTAAGAGTCAGCTCCAAACATTGCTAACCAGGGCAGGATATGCTGCACCAATATACAAGACAAAGCAGTTGAAGAACAACCAATTTCGAGCTACTGTGGAGTTTAATGGAATGCAAGTAATGGGGCAGCCTTGCAACAACAAGAAGAGTGCAGAGAAGGATGCAGCGGCTGAGGCCCTGCAGTCACTGATGGGTGGGGCCCAGACAGGCCATGAATACATTAATCAAATGTCAATGCTGCTAAAGAAAAGCAAGAAGGATCACTACTGA